GGATACTTCCATCGGCAGAGGGAGTCACGCTCCCCCCACCGCCTACCCAGAAGGCCACGAAAGGTGCGAGACGTAAGTGCCGAAAAGAATATCAGGGCAGAGCACCGGCAGCGGGAAGGGGATCTCTTGGGATCGAAGGCAGTGGCCTGCGAGGGGCTGCGGTACGAGGCTACACGGGCGcggagtccgagtcggaggAATGCGGAGGCCAGGAACACTTTGCGGCTGAGTACCACCATACAGGAGATCCGTCGAAGATTCCGCCAGAAGCTAGACGAGGAAGAAGAGATCCGATATCAAAGGATAATCGAAGCGGAGGAAGAGGAAGCGAGGAGCATGAGCGCGAGACCGGACGAGAACGGTGTGGTCGCCCTGCTGGACGTGCGATCCATAAAGGAGTCGAAGGGGCAGATTCCAGTGTCGTTCGATTGTCCGCTCATGACCGATGACGTCCCCGTGATTACTATATCCTCGACGACTCTCGCCCGGGTCATTGGCCCCCTGCCGATTCCTCCCGATTTCTCGGTGGCCGCTCGCCTAAATCTGGAGAAGAAGCTGCTGAGGGTGAACGCGAGGCTGGCGTTCTCCGCGTTTGGGGACCTGGTGGATCGGATCAACGATCGTGCCATACCGCGGACGGAGGATATGCAACTGTTCTTCCGCTTCGCCGACGTCCTGCAGTTCCAGATGTATCTGTGCCACCGGCCAAAGCAGCACCGCTACTTTGTCCTCTGCTATGTCCTCAAGGACCGGCAGGACTTCATGGCCCACGTCACGGTGCCCTGCCCCCTGTTCCGGGAGTTCGTTTACTGCTACCCCCAGACGATGGGCAACATCCACTACGTGGAGGATATGTTCCAGCTGACGCCCGTGCCCCCCCAACTCTCCTACTGGCTAAAGGTCATTTCGAACCTGATCACCGGCCGCTTCCTCAACGATCGTTTTGGGGAGCTGACCTACATGCTCTGTCAGCCAGAGGAGCCGCTGTTGGCTCTCACCAGACTACCAGGTGACTGACAAATTTAACGTTCAAAATTTGTAGAATGTAGAAATTTAACAGACATTCTTTGATGAGAATAAAAGCTTGAACAGAAAACGTTCTTTACATactattaaaacaaatttatatctgTTCAAAACAtgaattgttatttttgattaagAATAATGCTGTGCATTTTCTCGGTCATTATTAAGTAGACCATGCAACAAgattaaaacgagggggaacgttgtgagttgctgcggacaccgcaactctagagttatacccgatactaagtcagtatggctctcctccggcagacgccgctaatatttaacgacacgacaaagagtgcgtgcgagagagacagaaaatcagtctgagcgtgacgtcgggcgctgcgtagccactgcaaattgatttgttccttttggctataaaaattatctgatctgatccagattcagcaatctgatagatatggtcgttatctatgattctgcgtttttagttttctcaaatctgcaatattgtggatgcaacagaatttcgtcctttgtgggggcggatgggggtggggcgaaattctgagatatacgttttatagtgacatcttaaaggagtgtgtgcaccaaatttggttactctagccttaatagtctctgagatttgtggttgcctcagattttcgtcctttgcgggggcggaagggggtgtggcgaaatttggacaggaaacggtcaaggtccgatatcacaggagtgtggataccaaatttggttgctctggcttttataggttctgagatccttgaactcatattttgcaattggcaaaaccgaccatgaaacctgtgtgttagagtgagacagagcgagaaagagtgatattgttttcgtgattctggctgtaataattatacgatctggttcagattttgcactctagaagatatagtaaacttctacgattctgcgtttttagttttctcgtatcgtcgaaattgtggatgccacagattttcgccctttgtgggggcggaagtgggcggggcaaagttttgaaatatttttggagcagtgacatatcacagaagtctggatccaaaacatcgttgctctagctcttatagtctttgagcattaggcgctgaaggggacggacagacggacagacggacagacggacggacggacagacggacagacggacagacagacatggctcaatcgactcggctattgatgctgatcaagaatatatatactttatagggtcggaaacgattccttctggacgttacacacatccacttttaccacaaatctaatataccccaatactcattttgagtatcgggtataaaaagtcgACGCTGACTTTTTCTTCTAGTCTTGCAGCTCAAAAATGATATATAAATTATGGCTCTTTGTTGTATTGTTAGTTTAATATTTGGTTCAAAGGTAAGCTTCCTTTTTTCCACATATGCAACCTTGAATAGCTATTGAAATCAGCTATCAATCGCCCCTGAAGGCTGTGTAGCTTTAGCTACATACAAGTCCATACAAAAAGGCATAAGTCAGTTAGAAGTCATCATTTACCCCAGGGCTATCAAGACAGCAGAGCTTGGTGCCATCTATGTTTGTAAATATCTATGTTTGtgagagagaacgagaaagagagatcgagctcctcctccttcataaagtgtacatacatatatatttttggtcagcatcaatagccgagtcaattgatccatgtctgtctgtccgtccttatgagcgcctagatctcagagactataagatctagagcaaccaaatttgatatccacactcctgtgatatcgaacctgcacaagtgcatttcgaaatttcgccccacccccttccgctcccacaaaagacgaaaatctgtggcatccatagACCTCaaagactattaaagctataGTAttcaaatttggtatccacacttctgtgatatctcactgttacaagtttatttaaaaatttcgccTGGCCCCCTTCCGACACTGCAAAAGAcgaaatctgtggcatccaaaaTTTTTAAGAtgcgagaaaattaaaaaacttaTAGACATAAGCGTAGAAAATAACCATATCTTCATAAATGTGTGCGCACTCTGGCGGAGGTAAGCcgtactgactgagtatcgggtataagtgtagagtcgcggccgtagcagcgactcacaacgttcaCCCTCGTTTTTAAATGAGTTCGAGTATTTAGTTATctaattttattcaatttgtaaAAACGTTATCAAAATATTATCAGCAGATAGTCCGAGTCCAGATTTCCTTTGGCTCCGGTCCTAACTTTGTCTTCAATAACAAGATTGGTCtggactgttgctgctgcagtggcttCACCAGCCAGTTGATGATCAAGGCATCCTGGCTCCTAGTGATGATCAAGGCATCAACTGGCTGAGGTTAccactccagcagcaacagtaaaGAATAATTTTGTTCTTCAAGGCAAATTATTGTGAAGGTAATGTCGTCACGCGAATGCATCGCAAGGTGGCGTCGCTCTGCATTTCGTTCCGTGCTCCCACCTCCTTCAAAATTCCATCTGTCAAGGTCTTCAAAGTGTCTTCCGCTTCTTGATGGGTGGTGTCGGTGGGTCCGAAGTATCAGAAGAATCGGTTGTTGCTGGCGTTCCATCGCTGTGGTCCCATCGTTCTTCAGCAAGCAAAGATGTCGATCAACCAATTGAAAAATACTTTATTCACAAATACTCACAGAACCATCGGTGAAGATTCCTATGTCTGTTGAGAGTGCAGAAAGAAGCTAACGATGGCTgagaatttccatttcaaatgGAA
The sequence above is a segment of the Drosophila pseudoobscura strain MV-25-SWS-2005 chromosome X, UCI_Dpse_MV25, whole genome shotgun sequence genome. Coding sequences within it:
- the LOC117184749 gene encoding uncharacterized protein, which translates into the protein MAYPKNTDTCLDSSPGYFHRQRESRSPHRLPRRPRKVRDVSAEKNIRAEHRQREGDLLGSKAVACEGLRYEATRARSPSRRNAEARNTLRLSTTIQEIRRRFRQKLDEEEEIRYQRIIEAEEEEARSMSARPDENGVVALLDVRSIKESKGQIPVSFDCPLMTDDVPVITISSTTLARVIGPLPIPPDFSVAARLNLEKKLLRVNARLAFSAFGDLVDRINDRAIPRTEDMQLFFRFADVLQFQMYLCHRPKQHRYFVLCYVIKDRQDFMAHVTVPCLLFREFVYCYPQTMGNIHYVEDMFQLTPVPPQLSYWLKVISNLITGRFLNDRFGELTYMLCQPEEPLLALTRLPGD